The sequence CGCGTGAGCTTCCACGCGCTGATCTCCGTATCCTCGGGAAACATCCCGAGGTACAGGAAGCAATCCCTCAGGTGATGAGGGAGGTTGTTGTAGCTGAGGGAGATGATGCTTTCGGTGCGCTTATCATCCTGCACGTAGATACTCACGCTATCGGAGATCTTCTCCCAATCTCTCTTGTTGTCGCATTTCTCGACGAGGGTTCCTCCGATCACCACCACGGCAAGCGGCACGCCGCCGCACTGCCTGGCTATGTGCATTCCCAGCCCCTCGAGCTCCTTGGGGCTGGGATTGTTCTTACCAAACACCTCTAACTGCAGGAGCTCCCAGCTCTCCTCGAAGGTCATGAACCGCAGCTTGTGGGGCTCCCTGCTGCGGTTCGTCTGCGTGGCGACGCCCATGTGACGGCTCGTTATCACCACCTTGCCTAATTTGTTGCTCTTGGGCAGGGCGGCCTCGATCCGTCGCCAGTCCTCGACGCTCCACACGTCGTCCATGAAGAGCAGGAATCTTCCCTTGTCGAGATGGGAGCGGACCAGCTGGGTCAGCTCCAATTCCCCCTTGCCGGACATGTCTTCGCGGGTGAAGTGCTTGAGGATGGTGAGGAACACCTCTCTCACGTTCAGCTCTTGAGAGACGTACACCCAAATCAGGGTGGGGAACTCGAATTGGATTTTGGGGTCGCGGTAGATTTTCCAGGCGAGAGTGGTCTTGCCGAGGCCGGGCATTCCCACGATGGAGATCACGTCGAGCTGCTCTGTTTTTTCCTTCAAGTATTTCATCAGAGTGGCTTCCTCGTCTGCGAAACCCACTACATTGTCTTCTCTCAACAATTGTGTCTGCATCACGTTACAAACTCTCAAGGAATggactactatatatatataatgaaatcaGTTGAGCATACCTTTTTGAATTTATTGTCATCGGGGGTCGCAGCAGATGGATGGGCGATGGGGAGTTCGTTCAAGCCCTTAATGGCACGATCAAATATAGGCTGGAGCTGCAGCCTAAGCTCGTTCACCTTCTTGGCCAATTCATCAAGATGCATGAAGTTGCGAATGGTGGTGGCGCCGGATTGGGCCTTTTGGGTGAGGCAGGCGTCGAGGATGTCCTCGGCCTCGTAGACGGCCTCCCTGATCTGCCTCTCGAACTGTATGAAGACCCGACCCTTCTCCCGCTTGTCGGCATACTCCATCAAGAAGGCGTTCATCAGCTCCAGCTCGATCTGCAGCTGCTTCAGCTCCTTCTCCGCCCCCGATATCAGATGCATCTGCTCCACCAGCAGCTTCTGCACGTTATCCAGTAGGAATGTCACTGCTGCCTCCGCCATTTTCCCACTATGCTATGCTACCTTCAATCTCAAATTCTATGTAACCAACCACCAAATTTAATAACTCCATCTCCTGCGTATTTATAGCGCGTTTGAAGCTTCAACGAAGACCCCAAAAGCAAGTCTTTGTAGTATGATTTTACTCTTGGTGGGTCCACGCGGACACCATTAATGGttctaattggttaatatgAGCTCAACACAATTATTTAGGAGAAGTCAACTTAAGATCTAATTTACTCCACTTGGTTTACAATATTAGTAatttgtttaaaaaatattatattattcacCAAGGTTTTATTTCGTCCAGTTAGGGTATATAAGAGCACcggcaacgccttactcgagtaactactcgagtaaggcgttgcctTCGAGTAGGTGCGTTGCGGGGCGGCGGTACTCGAGCAatactcgagtcttcgagtatgctCGAAGGGGGGGGAGAGGGAAGGCGCGTGTAATGCACGCgccctaattaaaaaaatagataaattcgaatttaaattcgaattttgactgctttGCCTCGATATGCGTGCTTTGACCGAccatttccaattttttttttcttcttctcctctttaaaaaaccccaAAGAAgggcggccggaggaaggaactggccaccaaaatcaagcacgacaaggaaGTAAGGATCCGTCATACTTATcttcccgagcatacggatctcatcgtccaagtttgggcggaggagaccaacgacgccatccgtgggacggatcagaagggggaggcgtattggggccggatccgcgcacgtgtgaaccccatcatcggcgtcgaccttaagatcaagcaacttcaaggccactggtcccgggtgagcgcggatgtgcgtctctgggaagctatttgggtggagacgcgcaacaattggccctccggtcattcggatgatatgcttcgtgacaaggcccaaatcctcttcaaggctcgaagcccacaaagggcctccttcaatttctggaacgcgtggaaagttctcctgaacaatcccaagttcaagtcgatgtacctcgttggagacgtgcatgcctccaagaggacaaagactacggaagagggcggcttcaccacctcggcgtcgggcgaggagatctcttcttcccggcccattggcaacgCGGCGACGAAGGCTGcaaaggggaaagggaaggcagcagcgtcgcatacgagctcggagcctccaccggaaatagtggagaggttggacaggtccgaccagcagatgagggcattcaccgcccagtaccagcggaggaacgatatcagGGAGAGGGAGCTTGATATGCAGTTCCTGAAcgcggatacgacgcacatgacggacgcacaaagggcattgcacacgtccatggtcgccgacgtgcttaggcgtcgtggtctagactagaattttaattatgtgattttaacGATGGAGTAATATGATGTTTtaggtatttttaatttttatgtaattttttttggtttatttcgtccagttagggtatataactaatttttattgtttatatttagtttattaCATGATAATTCATTATCTAGCTAgggtatttttaaaaaaaagaatcaa comes from Salvia miltiorrhiza cultivar Shanhuang (shh) chromosome 3, IMPLAD_Smil_shh, whole genome shotgun sequence and encodes:
- the LOC131015773 gene encoding putative late blight resistance protein homolog R1A-10, which produces MAEAAVTFLLDNVQKLLVEQMHLISGAEKELKQLQIELELMNAFLMEYADKREKGRVFIQFERQIREAVYEAEDILDACLTQKAQSGATTIRNFMHLDELAKKVNELRLQLQPIFDRAIKGLNELPIAHPSAATPDDNKFKKTQLLREDNVVGFADEEATLMKYLKEKTEQLDVISIVGMPGLGKTTLAWKIYRDPKIQFEFPTLIWVYVSQELNVREVFLTILKHFTREDMSGKGELELTQLVRSHLDKGRFLLFMDDVWSVEDWRRIEAALPKSNKLGKVVITSRHMGVATQTNRSREPHKLRFMTFEESWELLQLEVFGKNNPSPKELEGLGMHIARQCGGVPLAVVVIGGTLVEKCDNKRDWEKISDSVSIYVQDDKRTESIISLSYNNLPHHLRDCFLYLGMFPEDTEISAWKLTRLWIAEGFIQQTRGRSLEEVAEDSLDDLVARNLVMVERAKANGDVKTCRVHDMIREFCQNEASFANKNLFQEVKKRRHGVFDPAVTEIVKRRRLCIYYK